Within the Tachysurus fulvidraco isolate hzauxx_2018 chromosome 3, HZAU_PFXX_2.0, whole genome shotgun sequence genome, the region ATCCAAACATCTAAACATAACGTAGCATAacatatatgaaatataaaatattcccTATATAAGACATGATTATACTTGAAGTTTATAATTAGCAACAGTAGGATCATGGACTTTCTAGCTTAAATAGTAGCATATGTGATATGTGACACAAAAACTAGTAAGCTCAACATTGTGATTCCAAAATAAGAAATCGGTGATTCTAGAAGACAAGTGTATTGTATTTAGGAAAttgtatacataaatatatattcacttTGTAATAAATGTCACTAACTTCACATACAGTGTATTTACATACTAAAATATCTGAACTATTCCCAGCCACCATTCAGTATAATAGTTCTCATCTGAAATGTAATTATATGTCTATATAAACTGGCATAGTATGGTCATTCTATAAGCCTTTCCAAGCTCAACtggtttgtgtaaatgtgttgtatTGACTACTGTCAATACAGTTtgattctctctttctatttccaGCAggtttccttctcttttttttattgcaaacaagTTTGTTTTTGCTTGCAAGTGCACAGACAGACTCCACAAATTCCACAACTATGCCAGATATCATTACTCCCAATGCAACCTCATGGACTAATCTGACTTTAAATAGTACAGTTGCTCCCTCAGCTAATTTAACCAATACAACCACTCTTGGTAAGTGTTCagtaaaagaaatgtaataGATATCTGATTATTAattagtttaaatatttattttaaatataaccaTTTGATATAACCATCAAATATAGCAGGCATTGGCAGCATGGTATCACCgacaaaatactaaaataagaaaatattttttttttttgcaggcaCAAATGTCACAACCTCAGCAATGGTGAGTCATGAAAGAAGCATGTTAGCTTCAGACTTAACAGACTGGAGTTTTTTCTGAcgctatttttttattcagatctTGTCTGATTTTCAATAGGTATCTTGTCGAGTCTTCTCTTGCAATTACTCGGCATGCTACAGTACTTTCATGAGCTCCAATGTCACCATTTGCTCAGCCTCTGGAAGTTTTTGTGAGGTATAGGAActcaccatatatactgtatgtattttttgaAGGTGTGTTAAATGTTGCagatttattacaatattttcaTATCAGACCAAGGACAGCATTTGGTTTTCAAAGCAGATGTTTGATAGATTTGCAATGCTAATAGATGATCTGATTGATATTCTGTGGTGTATTAGCTGAGAAGAGATGGAGATGCATTATATTCAGTGAGCTGCACAAGCAGCTGCCTCAGTGCCTGCGCGAACACCTCTCAGAACAACTGCTCCATTAACTGTTGCACCAACAATTGTGACAACTCCACTATCAACAGCCTACTCAACTCTTCTGTCATAAGTACTCCTTCtctcaatttttcttttttttaattgtaattagaTCTACCGACATTTCTGTGTGTGGatagatgtgtatgtgtagcCATCATTCGTAATATTCAGTTCTTTACCATTTTGGTATCAGTGACTACTACAACAACTgccgccaccaccaccacgtcCACCACCAAAGCTTCTACCATTGCATCCACTGCCATAGCAACCAATGTAAGAAAAGGCACAGCTCCATAGAAGACAATT harbors:
- the LOC113644699 gene encoding cell wall integrity and stress response component 4 isoform X1, whose amino-acid sequence is MKYSVLMPCTKAGFLLFFLLQTSLFLLASAQTDSTNSTTMPDIITPNATSWTNLTLNSTVAPSANLTNTTTLGTNVTTSAMVSCRVFSCNYSACYSTFMSSNVTICSASGSFCELRRDGDALYSVSCTSSCLSACANTSQNNCSINCCTNNCDNSTINSLLNSSVIMTTTTTAATTTTSTTKASTIASTAIATNGKKCQKFSCNGDGCYQGNTNVGLCGTGQNFCMLKKTPTGTLVTWTASCIEDCSKEIVCTSTNTICILECCNATTTASCLKLNGQTNVLGSGTMAPCCHLPLLVSSFLLWLLMIGKSAD
- the LOC113644699 gene encoding cell wall integrity and stress response component 4 isoform X2, which gives rise to MKYSVLMPCTKGFLLFFLLQTSLFLLASAQTDSTNSTTMPDIITPNATSWTNLTLNSTVAPSANLTNTTTLGTNVTTSAMVSCRVFSCNYSACYSTFMSSNVTICSASGSFCELRRDGDALYSVSCTSSCLSACANTSQNNCSINCCTNNCDNSTINSLLNSSVIMTTTTTAATTTTSTTKASTIASTAIATNGKKCQKFSCNGDGCYQGNTNVGLCGTGQNFCMLKKTPTGTLVTWTASCIEDCSKEIVCTSTNTICILECCNATTTASCLKLNGQTNVLGSGTMAPCCHLPLLVSSFLLWLLMIGKSAD